Proteins co-encoded in one Methylomonas albis genomic window:
- a CDS encoding addiction module protein — MDSTVIEREALHLPAAERAKLAHNLLLSLENLTDTELHEAWLDEAQRRADEIDQGFVELISAEDVSAKARLLLK, encoded by the coding sequence ATGGATAGCACAGTAATCGAACGCGAAGCCCTTCATCTTCCTGCGGCGGAACGCGCTAAACTTGCTCATAATTTATTGTTAAGCTTAGAAAACCTCACCGATACTGAATTGCATGAAGCTTGGCTGGATGAGGCTCAACGACGTGCCGATGAAATAGATCAAGGTTTTGTCGAATTGATTTCAGCGGAGGACGTCAGCGCTAAAGCGCGGTTGTTGTTGAAATGA
- a CDS encoding GrlR family regulatory protein, with protein sequence MLEALWSVEFSSNFNISGNGVVVFETGRVFGGDSSMIYVGSYQVENGDIYAEINVRKYANVPGMVSSVGLDSFTLKVTGKPDSQELILSGFVVEDSSRKITIRAYRQAELPNP encoded by the coding sequence ATGTTGGAAGCTCTATGGTCGGTTGAATTTAGCTCGAATTTCAATATTTCTGGAAATGGTGTCGTAGTATTTGAAACTGGCCGTGTTTTTGGTGGTGATAGCAGCATGATTTATGTTGGTAGTTACCAGGTCGAAAACGGTGATATTTATGCAGAAATTAATGTGCGCAAATATGCCAATGTTCCTGGAATGGTTTCTTCCGTCGGTTTAGACAGTTTTACCCTCAAAGTTACTGGCAAGCCAGATAGTCAGGAGTTGATATTGTCTGGTTTTGTCGTAGAAGACAGCTCGAGGAAAATTACTATTAGAGCCTATCGCCAAGCGGAACTTCCAAATCCATGA